One Thermodesulfobacteriota bacterium genomic window carries:
- a CDS encoding MoxR family ATPase, with the protein MAGHSLVIDSELSGLSEKIRRLEKNIQQVIKGKPEVIKTAIVALISRGHLLIEDVPGVGKTTLAQALANSVDLSFKRLQFTSDLLPTDILGVSIFDQKTGEFNFKHGPIFANVVFVDEINRATPKTQSALLEAMNESVVTIDGHGYRLPDPFMVVATQNPFEYKGTFPLPENQLDRFLMRIRIGYPDYDSEKEILIKFNSLGFLNSIKPVLTKEELLQLQSMTQRVSIDESLLDYLLCIVKETRNQKYFELGVSPRGAIALKLAAQSRALLDGRAFCIPDDIKEMVLPVLSHRVVLKYEHLPEKNRQEDLLNEVLERVNVPI; encoded by the coding sequence ATGGCAGGTCATAGCTTAGTGATTGATTCTGAACTTTCAGGGCTTTCGGAAAAGATTCGAAGACTCGAAAAGAATATCCAGCAGGTGATAAAGGGAAAACCCGAAGTAATAAAAACTGCGATAGTAGCACTAATTTCACGTGGGCACTTATTGATCGAGGACGTCCCGGGCGTTGGAAAGACAACATTAGCACAGGCGCTCGCTAATTCTGTTGACCTTTCTTTTAAAAGGCTACAATTTACCAGTGATCTGCTGCCTACCGATATTCTCGGTGTTTCAATATTTGATCAAAAAACTGGCGAGTTTAACTTTAAGCATGGGCCAATTTTCGCTAATGTAGTTTTCGTGGATGAGATAAACAGGGCCACACCAAAAACGCAAAGCGCATTACTAGAGGCGATGAATGAATCTGTCGTTACAATCGATGGGCATGGCTACAGGCTTCCTGATCCCTTTATGGTCGTTGCTACGCAGAATCCATTTGAATATAAAGGCACTTTTCCTCTTCCGGAAAACCAGCTCGATAGATTCCTTATGAGGATAAGAATTGGATATCCCGACTATGACAGTGAAAAGGAAATTCTTATCAAATTTAATTCTCTCGGTTTCTTGAACAGCATTAAGCCTGTTTTAACAAAGGAGGAGTTACTGCAGCTTCAAAGTATGACACAACGTGTAAGTATCGACGAATCACTCCTGGATTATCTATTGTGTATAGTCAAAGAGACGAGAAACCAGAAATATTTCGAGTTAGGAGTTAGTCCCAGAGGAGCGATTGCGCTTAAATTAGCTGCACAGTCCAGAGCTCTTCTTGATGGCCGAGCTTTCTGCATCCCTGACGATATAAAGGAAATGGTGCTACCTGTTCTTTCGCACAGGGTTGTTTTGAAATACGAACATTTACCCGAGAAAAACAGGCAAGAGGACTTACTTAATGAAGTTCTTGAAAGGGTGAACGTGCCAATTTAA